Proteins co-encoded in one Candidatus Scalindua japonica genomic window:
- a CDS encoding PEP-CTERM sorting domain-containing protein, giving the protein MKKLLIALVAAAILIVCGKTFAAPIDLSTWLEEGPGGGTWNVAADNNSVLQTVNSATPTFFISDNPFLNNTFESTISVNSSSGDNDFIGFVFGYNAPFSANGDANTDFDFILFDWKQGDQDSATEGFHLTRVSGDFSDNVINHSTTGVSNSFWSHVDQGQANDEFTVLASDTGSGKGWAYNTDYDFELIYQQNRIQIFIDGGTYNNENIFDINGVFGAGSFGFYNFSQSQVTYAGITQVVTPPAIPEPTTIALLGIGLVGLAGAEAKRRCKKKAAEKS; this is encoded by the coding sequence ATGAAGAAATTATTAATAGCATTAGTTGCGGCTGCAATATTAATAGTATGTGGAAAAACCTTTGCAGCACCCATTGATCTTTCAACATGGCTTGAAGAAGGACCAGGTGGGGGTACATGGAATGTAGCTGCCGATAATAACTCAGTGTTACAAACAGTTAATTCTGCAACACCCACCTTTTTCATAAGTGATAACCCATTTTTAAATAATACATTTGAAAGTACGATCAGCGTTAATAGCTCATCAGGTGACAATGATTTTATAGGCTTTGTTTTTGGTTATAATGCACCGTTCAGTGCTAACGGAGACGCAAATACAGACTTTGATTTCATACTTTTCGATTGGAAACAAGGGGATCAGGATTCTGCGACTGAAGGATTTCATCTTACAAGGGTTTCAGGTGACTTTTCAGATAATGTAATTAATCATAGCACCACAGGAGTTTCAAATTCTTTTTGGAGCCACGTAGACCAGGGACAGGCAAACGACGAATTTACTGTCCTTGCATCCGATACAGGTTCAGGTAAAGGCTGGGCATACAATACTGATTACGACTTTGAACTAATATATCAACAGAATAGAATACAGATATTCATTGACGGGGGAACATATAATAACGAAAATATTTTTGATATAAATGGCGTATTTGGTGCCGGTAGTTTTGGCTTCTATAATTTCTCTCAGAGCCAAGTGACATATGCGGGAATAACACAGGTAGTTACTCCTCCAGCCATTCCCGAACCTACAACCATAGCCCTACTCGGCATCGGACTAGTCGGACTTGCAGGTGCAGAAGCAAAACGCAGATGTAAAAAGAAAGCAGCTGAAAAAAGCTAG
- the recJ gene encoding single-stranded-DNA-specific exonuclease RecJ: MTVQELFQKKWIFPPLDINLQTKISNALRISPLLSQLLINRGLTDIQSAEIFLQSKLSLLSDPMLLPDIKKSSERIIDALSKGEKITVYGDYDVDGISATALMVQCLETLSGLYWNHESTIDYYIPDRLEEGYGLSVEAIEKLSEMGTKVIITVDCGVNSFDEAKVARRKGIDLIITDHHEPGDKSPDSGKNADAVNPVSCGCDDAFGLINPKLITSNYPFRELAGVGVAFMLAWALGQMASTRTDHSTVRPDDMNGHKKERQSETPNKKVAIEFRDFLMDAIGLTALGTIADVVPLKQENRILAKYGLSSLENSSNPGIKALKEIAGLKDKTIHSNHVGFNLGPRINAAGRVGNAKKGVELLTAKCENEAKELAEYLESENKRRQKIQSEILISARKMILNDVDVNSEMAIIISDDGWHQGVVGVVASRLASEFYRPVIIIAIDGEMGHGSARSVPDFNLYNALVKCQEYFSDRKLLISFGGHAQAAGLRILKKDISVFREIFNAVSAEQMQGEWLSPTLNIDMEVRLSSISNSLFKEMQCLFPHGEGNQVPVFATRNVKAVGQIRRFGVNGKHLGFYVRQGDVSFKTVGFGLGDKIDVLKQNNGNCSIAYVLRHPYRKETNRLYNNNNMMNGENIELELKDISP; the protein is encoded by the coding sequence ATGACCGTTCAAGAATTGTTTCAAAAGAAATGGATATTCCCACCCCTGGATATAAATCTTCAAACAAAGATTTCTAACGCGCTGCGTATATCTCCATTATTATCTCAATTGTTGATTAACCGTGGTCTGACGGATATACAATCTGCAGAAATATTTTTACAATCAAAGTTGTCTCTGCTTAGTGATCCAATGTTATTGCCTGATATTAAAAAATCAAGCGAGAGGATTATTGATGCATTAAGCAAGGGTGAAAAAATCACAGTGTATGGTGATTATGATGTTGATGGTATTTCTGCTACAGCATTGATGGTGCAGTGTCTTGAGACACTTTCCGGATTATATTGGAATCATGAATCAACAATAGATTATTACATACCTGATCGTTTAGAAGAGGGCTATGGTTTAAGTGTTGAGGCAATCGAGAAGTTAAGCGAAATGGGAACAAAGGTTATTATCACGGTTGATTGTGGTGTTAATTCTTTTGATGAGGCTAAAGTTGCCAGACGAAAAGGTATTGATCTTATAATCACTGACCACCATGAGCCAGGTGACAAATCGCCTGATAGTGGAAAAAATGCTGACGCAGTGAACCCGGTGTCTTGTGGCTGTGATGATGCTTTCGGACTTATTAACCCTAAACTGATAACATCAAATTATCCTTTCAGAGAGCTTGCCGGTGTTGGAGTCGCTTTTATGCTTGCATGGGCATTAGGACAAATGGCTTCTACTCGTACTGACCATTCCACGGTCCGTCCTGATGATATGAATGGACATAAAAAGGAGCGTCAGTCAGAAACACCGAATAAGAAGGTTGCGATTGAGTTTAGAGATTTTCTGATGGATGCGATAGGGTTAACCGCTCTAGGTACAATTGCAGATGTAGTCCCTTTAAAACAGGAAAACAGGATATTAGCAAAATACGGTCTTAGTTCTCTGGAAAATTCTAGCAATCCCGGAATTAAAGCATTAAAAGAGATTGCGGGGCTAAAAGACAAAACAATTCATTCAAATCATGTAGGCTTTAATTTAGGGCCAAGAATTAATGCTGCCGGTAGAGTGGGAAATGCAAAAAAAGGTGTAGAGTTGTTGACTGCAAAGTGCGAAAATGAAGCAAAGGAACTTGCTGAATATCTGGAAAGCGAAAATAAGAGAAGGCAAAAAATACAAAGTGAAATATTAATATCGGCAAGGAAGATGATATTAAATGATGTGGATGTCAATTCGGAAATGGCAATAATAATATCTGATGACGGCTGGCATCAGGGAGTTGTCGGTGTCGTTGCATCCAGGCTTGCATCAGAATTCTACAGGCCGGTTATTATAATTGCGATTGATGGTGAGATGGGGCACGGGTCTGCTCGATCTGTACCTGATTTCAATCTATATAACGCACTGGTAAAATGCCAGGAATATTTCTCAGACAGGAAGCTACTGATATCATTTGGAGGACATGCGCAAGCTGCGGGATTAAGAATATTAAAAAAGGATATTTCTGTATTCAGGGAAATATTCAATGCAGTTTCAGCAGAGCAGATGCAGGGGGAATGGTTGTCCCCTACGCTGAATATAGACATGGAGGTTAGATTGTCGTCAATTTCGAATTCTTTATTCAAAGAAATGCAATGTCTGTTTCCCCATGGAGAAGGTAATCAGGTTCCTGTGTTTGCTACCAGGAATGTAAAGGCTGTCGGCCAAATACGTCGTTTTGGAGTCAATGGTAAACATTTGGGTTTCTATGTTCGACAAGGAGACGTTTCATTCAAAACAGTCGGGTTTGGATTGGGGGATAAAATAGATGTCCTTAAGCAAAACAATGGAAATTGTTCAATTGCATATGTACTCAGGCATCCATACAGGAAAGAGACAAACCGGCTGTATAACAATAATAATATGATGAATGGTGAGAATATAGAGCTTGAGCTCAAAGATATTTCTCCTTGA
- the nuoE gene encoding NADH-quinone oxidoreductase subunit NuoE has protein sequence MGEKTVNLKPVARIISEYSHDYDSNLIAILQKTQDEYGYLPKSVMKEISKVTDVPLTRIFGVATFYSQFTLIPRGKHAVKICTGTACHVKGVEDVKQRVKEHLNVVEGQTTSDYQFTLETVACIGTCFLAPVMMVDDRYFGKLTTDTVTDIVKGYSN, from the coding sequence GTGGGAGAGAAAACCGTAAATTTAAAGCCTGTGGCCAGGATAATTTCAGAATATAGCCATGATTATGATTCTAACTTGATAGCAATTTTACAGAAAACTCAGGATGAATATGGATATTTGCCAAAATCTGTAATGAAGGAGATTTCAAAGGTAACGGATGTGCCATTAACAAGGATCTTTGGAGTTGCAACATTTTATTCACAATTTACTCTGATACCGCGTGGTAAGCATGCGGTAAAAATTTGTACCGGTACTGCCTGCCATGTTAAGGGAGTGGAAGATGTCAAACAAAGAGTAAAGGAGCACTTAAACGTAGTCGAAGGACAGACTACGTCAGATTACCAATTCACTCTTGAGACAGTTGCCTGCATAGGAACATGCTTTCTTGCGCCTGTAATGATGGTAGATGACAGATATTTTGGTAAGTTGACGACAGATACAGTGACGGATATTGTTAAAGGATATTCAAACTAA
- the purL gene encoding phosphoribosylformylglycinamidine synthase subunit PurL: METRIEVFTKENFPDAIGNEIVSEVVHIGITSVDEIRMVQVYLVEGDLSRGEIRKICSELLIDGLTQDYICIDGPSDDIQAEKVKIGRKWSSNNIHTIEITRKRGVMDPVESTVIKGIKDLGLSARSVKTAKRFLITGQLTTDQLETIANKVLANKIIEDVFIGKDNLFYEDKNKTVDYVFKKQTLAILDADDEQLLAISEKGQMYLTVTEMKAVQKHFAKLGRNPTDVELETIAQTWSEHCMHKTFKGIIDYNGEYIDDLLANTIVKATSELNKPWCVSVFKDNAGIIEFDENYNICFKVETHNHPSAIEPYGGANTGIGGVIRDTLGTGLGAKPILNTDVFCFGPLDMLHGNIPEGVLHPKRVFKGVVSGVRDYGNRMGIPTSNGAIFFDERYTGNPLVYCGNAGLIAKDKCEKESYKGDLILLVGGRTGRDGIHGATFSSVELTHQSEVVSGGAVQIGDPIMERKVADALLIALDRGLYNNITDCGAGGLSSAVGEMGESLGAVVDLEKVPLKYEGLSYSEIWISEAQERMVLSVPPENREEIRDIFEREEVDATFIGEFTGDRRLHLRYKGETVADIEMAFLHDGLPRITRKATWHLPSHKEPELKEKTDYGEDLKRILSSWNVCSKEWVIRQYDHEVQGGSVLKPLLGVDNEGPGDACIVRPVLDSNKGIIVSNGMNPKYGEIDPYHMASSAIDEALRQVVSVGGSLEKVALLDNFSWGNTDKPECLGGLVRASKGCYDTALHYEAPFISGKDSLNNEFKAGDKTIAIPPTLLISAICVMPDVTRAISMDVKSPGNLIYIVGMTKNELGGSHYYFTHGFTGNSVPKVDTEIAKKTMDLLANATGNGLVRSCHDCSEGGLAVAAAEMSFAGGYGMELDLSQVPFDTGTVRDDTVLFSESNTRFIVEVQPEKQKEFEVAIKGAPYGCIGKVMDNDIFTILSLSGEKVISEKLSDLKEAWQVTLRL, translated from the coding sequence ATGGAAACAAGAATAGAGGTTTTTACTAAAGAAAACTTTCCTGATGCTATCGGGAATGAAATAGTTTCAGAGGTTGTCCATATTGGGATTACATCTGTAGATGAAATCCGTATGGTACAGGTGTACCTGGTAGAGGGGGACCTGTCCAGAGGAGAGATCAGGAAAATCTGCAGTGAATTGTTGATAGACGGACTTACACAGGATTATATTTGCATTGATGGACCGTCTGATGATATACAGGCAGAAAAAGTCAAGATTGGCCGGAAATGGAGTAGTAATAATATTCATACAATTGAGATAACCCGTAAACGAGGTGTGATGGACCCGGTGGAATCCACTGTGATCAAGGGAATCAAAGATCTGGGTTTGAGTGCAAGGTCTGTAAAAACTGCAAAGAGGTTTCTGATAACCGGTCAACTAACGACTGATCAACTTGAAACTATAGCAAATAAAGTGCTTGCTAACAAAATTATAGAAGATGTTTTCATCGGCAAAGATAATCTGTTTTATGAAGATAAAAATAAAACAGTAGACTATGTTTTCAAAAAACAGACTCTTGCAATACTGGATGCGGATGATGAACAGCTTCTGGCGATTAGTGAGAAGGGACAGATGTATTTGACTGTTACTGAGATGAAGGCTGTCCAGAAGCATTTTGCCAAACTTGGTAGAAACCCGACCGACGTTGAACTGGAGACAATTGCTCAGACGTGGTCTGAACATTGTATGCATAAAACGTTTAAGGGAATAATAGATTATAATGGAGAGTATATAGATGATCTTCTTGCCAATACAATAGTAAAAGCTACTTCGGAATTGAATAAACCGTGGTGCGTTTCTGTATTTAAGGATAATGCCGGTATAATTGAATTTGATGAAAATTATAATATCTGTTTCAAGGTTGAAACACATAACCATCCATCTGCAATTGAGCCTTATGGTGGCGCCAATACTGGAATCGGTGGCGTCATAAGGGATACATTGGGTACAGGACTGGGAGCCAAGCCCATTTTAAATACAGATGTTTTCTGCTTTGGACCGCTGGATATGCTTCATGGAAATATTCCGGAAGGGGTCCTTCATCCAAAAAGAGTGTTTAAAGGTGTTGTCTCGGGTGTCAGGGATTATGGTAATCGTATGGGGATCCCTACATCGAATGGAGCTATTTTTTTTGATGAAAGGTATACAGGCAATCCACTTGTTTATTGTGGTAACGCGGGGTTAATTGCAAAGGACAAGTGTGAAAAGGAGTCATATAAAGGTGACTTAATTTTGCTTGTGGGCGGCAGAACGGGAAGGGATGGTATTCACGGGGCAACCTTTTCATCGGTAGAATTGACTCATCAATCAGAGGTCGTATCCGGGGGCGCTGTCCAGATTGGTGATCCTATAATGGAGAGGAAAGTTGCGGACGCACTATTGATAGCACTGGACCGAGGGTTATACAATAATATTACCGATTGCGGTGCTGGAGGTCTCTCTTCAGCCGTGGGAGAGATGGGAGAATCGCTTGGCGCGGTTGTTGATCTTGAAAAAGTACCCCTTAAATATGAAGGACTCTCGTATTCAGAGATCTGGATTTCCGAGGCCCAGGAAAGAATGGTGCTTTCCGTACCACCTGAAAACAGGGAAGAGATTAGAGATATCTTTGAACGAGAAGAAGTAGACGCTACATTTATTGGAGAGTTTACTGGAGATAGAAGACTGCACTTAAGATATAAGGGTGAGACTGTTGCTGATATTGAAATGGCCTTTCTGCATGATGGGCTCCCCAGGATTACACGGAAGGCAACGTGGCATCTGCCGTCACATAAAGAGCCTGAGTTGAAGGAGAAAACGGATTATGGTGAAGATTTAAAAAGAATCCTCTCTTCATGGAATGTCTGTAGCAAAGAGTGGGTAATCCGGCAATATGATCATGAAGTGCAGGGTGGAAGTGTTCTGAAGCCTCTGTTGGGAGTAGATAATGAGGGCCCGGGTGATGCGTGCATTGTCAGGCCGGTTTTAGACTCCAACAAAGGAATAATTGTATCAAATGGTATGAATCCTAAATATGGTGAAATAGATCCTTATCATATGGCTTCTTCGGCAATAGATGAGGCCCTGAGACAAGTTGTATCCGTGGGCGGCAGCCTGGAAAAAGTTGCCCTTCTGGACAACTTCAGTTGGGGCAACACAGATAAACCTGAGTGTCTTGGAGGGCTTGTAAGGGCGTCAAAAGGGTGTTATGATACTGCTTTACATTATGAGGCCCCATTTATATCCGGCAAGGACAGCTTAAATAATGAGTTTAAGGCGGGAGACAAAACTATTGCTATACCACCGACACTACTGATCTCTGCCATATGTGTAATGCCTGACGTTACCAGGGCGATTTCAATGGATGTGAAATCACCCGGTAATCTGATTTATATTGTTGGTATGACAAAAAATGAGCTTGGTGGTTCACACTATTATTTTACACACGGTTTTACAGGAAATTCAGTCCCAAAAGTAGATACAGAGATTGCAAAGAAAACGATGGATCTACTTGCAAATGCGACAGGAAATGGCCTGGTAAGATCATGTCATGACTGTTCGGAAGGCGGGCTTGCTGTTGCTGCAGCAGAAATGAGCTTTGCTGGCGGATATGGAATGGAGCTTGATTTGTCACAAGTGCCTTTTGACACAGGGACAGTCAGGGACGATACTGTTCTTTTTTCGGAATCTAATACACGGTTCATTGTTGAAGTGCAGCCGGAAAAACAGAAAGAGTTTGAGGTGGCAATTAAAGGCGCTCCGTATGGCTGTATAGGAAAAGTTATGGATAATGATATTTTTACTATTCTTTCATTAAGCGGTGAAAAAGTGATCTCAGAAAAACTTTCTGATCTTAAAGAGGCATGGCAGGTAACGCTGAGGTTGTGA
- a CDS encoding ribbon-helix-helix domain-containing protein, whose protein sequence is MSRTSISFTPPYDEWIKSQIKREEFRNKSDVINDLIRKARKELDESEYISAKLIKSEKSGFLDKFRDEILAGFKDRLRHNGELCSFKTVCIYFMR, encoded by the coding sequence ATGAGCAGAACAAGTATTTCATTTACCCCCCCCTATGACGAATGGATTAAATCCCAAATTAAGAGAGAAGAGTTTCGTAATAAAAGCGATGTTATAAACGATCTCATTCGCAAAGCTCGGAAAGAACTGGACGAAAGCGAATACATCAGCGCCAAACTGATTAAGTCAGAGAAAAGCGGCTTCCTTGACAAATTCCGTGACGAAATCCTTGCAGGGTTTAAAGACAGATTGCGTCATAATGGGGAATTATGTAGTTTTAAAACGGTTTGCATTTACTTTATGAGATGA
- the nuoF gene encoding NADH-quinone oxidoreductase subunit NuoF, translating to MLKKLNSYDDLITMKKSSDKKRKQDKVKVSICMTGCRALGAEEVYAEFSKQIKKQKLQNKVEVVETGCQGLCARAPVMTIDPPDAPSIFYGRVTVDIVPDVISDTILKGEVIKKLCYAEAGKKIPYLEDIPFYSKQNKIVLRNCGIIDPNSIEQYIENKGYDAFAKALFELDPEKIISVITSAGLRGRGGAGFPTGLKWGFCRKAQGDTKYLICNADEGDPGAFMDRAILEGDPHAVIEGMLIAARAIGSEKGFVYVRAEYPIAVNHLRNAISQARKLNLLGNNILGSGFNFDLEIKMGAGAFVCGEETALIASIEGKRGMPRPRPPFPANSGLWNMPTNINNVETLANVPIIIAEGATWYKQLGTKNGAGTKIFALAGKVKNTGLVEVPMGTTLREIVFDIGGGVPGRHGFKAAQMGGPSGGCVPEEHLDLPIDYESVKDVGAIMGSGGLIVMDNETSMVDISKYFMEFVQEESCGKCVPCRVGTKKMLDKLIKITKGEGTRGDVEDLKEMAHVTQTASLCGLGQTAPNPVLSTIRYFMNEYEALIK from the coding sequence ATGCTGAAAAAATTAAATTCGTATGATGATCTTATTACTATGAAGAAATCAAGTGATAAGAAACGTAAGCAGGATAAGGTCAAAGTGTCCATTTGCATGACCGGCTGCAGGGCCCTGGGAGCTGAAGAAGTTTATGCAGAGTTCAGTAAGCAGATTAAAAAACAGAAATTACAGAACAAGGTCGAGGTTGTTGAGACAGGATGTCAGGGTCTCTGTGCAAGGGCACCGGTTATGACTATAGATCCTCCTGATGCACCTAGTATTTTTTACGGTAGGGTTACCGTTGATATTGTGCCTGATGTTATATCCGACACAATTTTAAAGGGTGAGGTAATAAAGAAACTATGTTATGCCGAAGCCGGTAAAAAAATACCTTATCTGGAAGATATACCATTTTATAGCAAACAGAATAAGATTGTCTTGAGAAATTGTGGAATAATTGATCCAAACAGTATTGAGCAATATATAGAAAATAAAGGATATGATGCGTTTGCAAAAGCTCTTTTTGAACTTGATCCGGAAAAGATAATCAGTGTAATTACTTCTGCGGGTCTGAGAGGGCGTGGAGGTGCTGGTTTTCCCACTGGGCTTAAGTGGGGGTTTTGTAGAAAGGCACAAGGTGATACTAAGTATTTAATATGTAATGCCGATGAAGGTGATCCAGGGGCATTTATGGATAGGGCCATTCTGGAGGGCGACCCTCATGCAGTCATTGAGGGGATGCTGATTGCCGCACGCGCAATTGGTTCTGAAAAAGGTTTTGTTTACGTTCGGGCTGAGTATCCAATTGCAGTCAACCATCTTAGAAATGCGATTTCGCAGGCCAGAAAACTGAATTTACTGGGTAATAATATTCTTGGTTCCGGTTTCAATTTTGATCTGGAAATTAAAATGGGAGCAGGTGCTTTTGTCTGTGGTGAAGAAACCGCCCTGATTGCCTCAATTGAAGGTAAAAGAGGAATGCCGCGTCCTCGTCCACCTTTCCCCGCAAATTCCGGATTGTGGAATATGCCAACTAATATTAATAACGTAGAGACCTTAGCTAATGTACCGATAATAATCGCTGAAGGCGCTACATGGTATAAACAGCTTGGTACAAAGAACGGTGCGGGGACCAAAATATTTGCACTGGCAGGAAAGGTAAAGAATACCGGTCTGGTGGAGGTGCCAATGGGAACAACCTTGAGAGAGATTGTTTTTGATATAGGAGGTGGTGTGCCGGGTCGTCATGGGTTTAAGGCGGCACAGATGGGAGGCCCTTCAGGCGGTTGTGTTCCTGAAGAACATCTGGATTTACCAATAGATTATGAATCGGTAAAGGACGTTGGCGCTATAATGGGGTCTGGTGGTCTGATCGTCATGGACAATGAGACATCAATGGTTGATATCTCAAAATATTTTATGGAGTTTGTACAGGAAGAATCTTGTGGTAAGTGTGTGCCTTGCAGGGTTGGTACTAAAAAGATGCTGGACAAATTGATCAAGATAACAAAAGGTGAAGGTACCAGAGGCGATGTAGAGGATTTAAAAGAAATGGCGCATGTTACACAAACTGCTTCTCTCTGTGGACTTGGACAAACAGCACCAAATCCAGTGTTATCTACAATCAGGTATTTCATGAACGAATATGAAGCTCTTATAAAATGA
- the purQ gene encoding phosphoribosylformylglycinamidine synthase I, giving the protein MEVKNNNKPRALILRTAGTNCAYETQYALEKAGADVDLVHVNQLVKEKGLLGPYHIFVLPGGFTYGDDIAAGKVLANQIRHHILDELKRFIDDGKLIIGICNGFQVLMKMGLLPGVNGKEAYLTGNKQRYTLTYNDSNKFEDRWVYLKSSSNKSVFVDDDSLIYVPIAHAEGKFVAGNREDIDKLDKSRQIVFKYVDKDGNIANYPWNPNGSSSNIAGVCDSTGRVLGMMPHPERHIDPTQHPRWTREGLKSEGDGIAIFRNAINYIRRTFST; this is encoded by the coding sequence ATGGAAGTTAAAAATAATAATAAACCCAGAGCTTTAATCCTTCGTACGGCAGGAACAAATTGTGCTTATGAAACACAGTATGCACTTGAAAAAGCAGGCGCTGATGTTGATTTAGTTCATGTCAATCAATTAGTAAAGGAAAAGGGCCTCTTGGGCCCTTATCATATCTTTGTTTTGCCTGGTGGGTTTACTTATGGGGATGATATTGCTGCAGGAAAGGTCCTGGCAAATCAGATCAGACATCATATACTGGATGAACTTAAAAGGTTTATCGACGATGGTAAACTGATAATCGGTATCTGTAATGGTTTCCAGGTTTTAATGAAAATGGGTTTGTTGCCCGGAGTGAATGGAAAAGAGGCATATTTAACCGGTAATAAACAACGGTATACTTTGACTTACAATGATTCAAACAAATTTGAGGATAGATGGGTATATTTAAAATCATCTTCAAATAAGTCTGTTTTTGTTGATGATGATAGTTTAATATATGTACCAATAGCTCACGCAGAAGGTAAATTTGTCGCAGGGAACCGGGAAGATATAGATAAACTTGATAAATCCAGGCAAATAGTATTTAAATATGTTGATAAAGATGGTAATATAGCAAACTATCCATGGAATCCTAATGGTTCATCTAGTAATATTGCAGGGGTATGCGATTCTACGGGTAGGGTTCTTGGCATGATGCCACATCCTGAACGTCATATTGATCCAACTCAGCATCCCAGGTGGACGAGGGAAGGATTGAAATCAGAAGGCGATGGGATTGCCATATTCAGGAATGCCATAAATTATATTCGCAGGACATTCAGTACGTGA
- a CDS encoding OmpA/MotB family protein, with amino-acid sequence MSLKSGFVKCFFLSLIVLFAGCAELTSLREEKTLMTQRIDELQNENNRLSSQNNSLSSQFSASKGENARLIAEKNRLENTRRSMSQRLGGTGASVKVKDGHISVVMPSSVLFNSGQTKLKESAKTSLTKVCSVIKKDFPNETIRIEGHTDSDPIKRTKQVYNSNWELSAKRAATVLHYLIDTCHLDPQKLYLAGFGKYQPVASNKNKSGKKKNRRVEIVVLSK; translated from the coding sequence ATGAGTTTAAAGTCAGGATTTGTAAAATGTTTCTTTTTGTCGTTGATCGTGCTTTTTGCAGGATGTGCGGAGTTGACGAGTCTCCGGGAAGAAAAAACCTTGATGACTCAGAGAATAGATGAGTTACAAAATGAAAACAACAGGTTAAGTAGTCAAAATAATAGTTTGAGTAGTCAATTCTCTGCAAGTAAGGGAGAAAATGCAAGACTGATTGCAGAAAAAAACAGGCTGGAAAATACAAGACGAAGCATGTCACAAAGACTGGGAGGGACGGGTGCAAGTGTAAAGGTTAAGGACGGGCATATTTCCGTAGTCATGCCGTCTTCTGTTTTATTTAATTCAGGACAGACTAAGCTGAAGGAATCTGCAAAAACTAGTTTAACTAAAGTATGTTCTGTCATTAAAAAAGATTTTCCAAATGAGACTATCAGGATTGAGGGGCATACGGATAGTGATCCAATTAAGCGCACAAAACAAGTCTATAATTCCAATTGGGAACTTTCCGCAAAGAGGGCTGCGACGGTGCTTCATTACCTGATAGATACTTGTCATTTGGACCCTCAGAAACTATATCTTGCAGGTTTCGGAAAGTATCAACCTGTGGCCAGCAATAAAAATAAGAGCGGTAAAAAGAAAAACCGACGGGTGGAGATTGTTGTATTATCAAAATGA
- a CDS encoding prepilin peptidase: MLFHSVLIVKGGLICAYIFYLIFCCLLIVGSFIDFKFYIIPNEITYTGLILAPIAGLLCTGCLNLNSALGFFDNSANQWMNSLQVSMIGIFVSGGMIFLCGVIGKLVLKKDAMGFGDVKLMGVIGGFLGWKLGVATFFLAPLFGLLFGIPRLISKKGKMIPYGPFLSLAAFICLLFKDISADIIDNYLDVYINLFLYLF, encoded by the coding sequence TTGCTATTCCATAGTGTTCTAATAGTAAAAGGCGGTTTGATTTGTGCTTATATCTTTTACCTGATCTTTTGCTGCCTTCTTATTGTTGGTTCGTTTATAGATTTCAAGTTTTATATCATACCAAATGAAATTACGTATACAGGGTTGATCCTGGCCCCGATAGCAGGTCTTCTGTGTACGGGGTGTCTTAATTTGAATAGTGCATTGGGGTTTTTTGATAATAGTGCCAACCAATGGATGAACTCGCTGCAGGTATCTATGATAGGGATTTTTGTTTCCGGAGGAATGATTTTCCTTTGTGGTGTTATAGGTAAACTGGTATTAAAAAAGGATGCGATGGGTTTTGGTGATGTAAAGCTTATGGGTGTTATAGGTGGTTTTTTAGGATGGAAACTAGGTGTTGCAACATTTTTTTTAGCCCCTTTATTTGGATTATTGTTTGGTATACCCAGGCTTATTTCGAAGAAGGGTAAGATGATTCCCTATGGTCCGTTTTTATCACTGGCAGCATTCATATGTTTACTGTTTAAAGATATTTCTGCTGATATTATTGATAATTATCTGGATGTTTATATAAACCTTTTTTTATATTTATTCTAA